A portion of the Corynebacterium ammoniagenes DSM 20306 genome contains these proteins:
- a CDS encoding DHH family phosphoesterase produces the protein MSSISEVVGALQEADSVCIVAHLRPDADALGSMATLRLALEQLGKTTRCVVGQDWPISENLFTIPGTETVEVVTALPQGCDLYVTVDCGSLDRTGFLAPGLAKMIRRGKVVCIDHHASNHGFGNINLVDVACESTTTVLAPVLEELGVSLNADIAHAMYAGLVTDTGSFRWGRPYMHTFAGQLMEYGLDTKQISVDLMDSNTAEDLQMLGRVLADVEIIPAGEHTMAVLVGRYDVISGHSDSAVETMVDFVRALDGTDLGVVFKEQVPGFWAVSLRSNGVNCAQVAARLGGGGHVPAAGYSTRGEPEEIIAELADIVGQF, from the coding sequence ATGTCCTCTATTTCAGAAGTGGTGGGAGCACTCCAAGAAGCTGACTCGGTGTGCATCGTGGCACACCTGCGCCCAGATGCTGATGCCCTAGGTTCCATGGCGACATTGCGTTTAGCTCTGGAACAGCTAGGGAAGACCACTCGGTGCGTCGTGGGCCAGGATTGGCCTATCTCGGAAAACCTATTTACCATCCCCGGCACCGAGACCGTCGAAGTGGTGACAGCGTTGCCCCAGGGCTGTGACCTGTACGTCACGGTTGATTGTGGCTCATTGGACAGGACAGGGTTTTTGGCACCTGGCCTGGCAAAGATGATCCGCCGCGGCAAGGTTGTATGCATCGATCACCATGCTTCCAACCATGGCTTTGGCAATATCAACCTGGTCGACGTTGCGTGTGAATCCACGACAACGGTGCTCGCTCCCGTGCTGGAAGAACTAGGCGTGAGCTTAAACGCTGATATCGCTCATGCGATGTATGCAGGTTTGGTGACCGACACCGGAAGTTTCCGGTGGGGAAGACCCTACATGCATACCTTTGCGGGGCAGCTGATGGAGTATGGATTAGATACCAAGCAGATCTCAGTTGACCTGATGGATTCCAATACTGCCGAGGATTTGCAGATGCTGGGCCGCGTGCTTGCCGACGTTGAAATCATCCCGGCAGGAGAGCACACTATGGCAGTGCTGGTCGGCCGCTATGACGTGATTTCGGGGCACTCAGATTCTGCAGTGGAGACGATGGTCGATTTTGTCCGTGCCTTGGATGGCACGGACTTAGGCGTGGTCTTTAAGGAACAAGTGCCTGGATTCTGGGCAGTATCTTTGCGTTCAAATGGCGTCAATTGCGCCCAGGTTGCTGCTCGCTTAGGTGGCGGTGGCCATGTTCCGGCAGCGGGCTATTCAACTCGGGGAGAACCAGAAGAAATTATTGCGGAGTTAGCAGATATCGTTGGTCAATTCTAA
- a CDS encoding MATE family efflux transporter, giving the protein MVNSKESQISARRVFALALPALGVLAAMPLYLLLDTAVVGRLGAEQLAALGAAAAVQSVVTTQLTFLSYGTTARSSRLFGSGDKQGAIAEGVQATYVALIVGFGLACVIWLFGGQIALWMTGNPETAKLSASWLHVAAFAIPITLVEMAGNGWLRGIQDTKKPLYFTLAGLIPGAIAVPFFVHWWGLVGSAWANVLGMGIIALLFVQELLKQHTGSWRLRPQVIKRQLVLGRDLIIRSASLQAAFLSAAAVAARFGTAPLAAHQVMLQIWNFLTLVLDSLAIAAQTLIGSALGAKSVDVARNAGQKIIRYSVIFSGALAAVFALGAGIIPRIFTQDAAVLEAMRIPWWIMIGMIIAGGVLFAIDGVLLGAGDAAFLRTITVGSVIVGFLPGIGIAYAAGLGLAGIWAGLAAFIGLRTIAVVIRFYSMRWAVID; this is encoded by the coding sequence TTGGTCAATTCTAAAGAGTCCCAGATCTCCGCGCGGAGGGTCTTTGCCCTAGCGCTGCCTGCACTTGGCGTGCTGGCAGCCATGCCGCTGTACCTACTGTTGGATACAGCGGTGGTTGGCCGTCTTGGCGCGGAACAATTGGCGGCTCTCGGTGCGGCGGCAGCGGTGCAGTCTGTGGTCACTACCCAGCTGACCTTTTTGTCATATGGCACCACGGCGCGTTCCTCGCGGCTTTTTGGCTCTGGTGATAAACAAGGCGCTATTGCTGAGGGTGTGCAAGCCACCTATGTGGCGCTCATCGTTGGTTTTGGCCTGGCCTGCGTCATCTGGCTATTTGGTGGTCAGATTGCCCTGTGGATGACCGGTAACCCAGAAACGGCAAAGCTGTCCGCATCCTGGTTACACGTGGCTGCCTTTGCAATTCCTATTACCTTGGTCGAAATGGCCGGTAATGGTTGGTTGCGTGGCATCCAAGACACCAAAAAGCCGTTGTACTTTACTCTGGCAGGTTTAATCCCTGGAGCTATTGCCGTGCCATTTTTCGTGCACTGGTGGGGCTTAGTGGGCTCCGCGTGGGCGAATGTCTTAGGCATGGGCATTATCGCGCTGTTGTTTGTGCAGGAGCTGCTCAAGCAACACACGGGTTCGTGGCGCTTGCGGCCACAGGTCATTAAGCGACAGCTGGTGTTAGGACGCGATCTCATCATCCGCTCCGCCAGTTTGCAGGCGGCATTTTTATCCGCAGCGGCAGTGGCAGCACGCTTTGGCACGGCTCCTTTGGCAGCACACCAGGTAATGTTGCAGATCTGGAACTTCCTCACGCTAGTGCTGGATTCGCTAGCCATCGCCGCGCAGACTCTCATTGGGTCTGCTCTCGGTGCCAAGTCCGTCGATGTTGCCCGCAATGCTGGGCAGAAAATCATTCGCTATTCTGTCATCTTTTCCGGCGCATTAGCAGCCGTCTTTGCACTGGGCGCAGGTATCATTCCGCGAATCTTTACCCAAGATGCCGCTGTGCTAGAGGCCATGCGCATTCCGTGGTGGATCATGATCGGCATGATCATCGCGGGGGGCGTCTTGTTCGCCATCGATGGCGTCTTGCTGGGCGCGGGAGATGCCGCTTTCCTGCGTACTATTACCGTTGGTTCGGTGATCGTGGGATTTTTGCCTGGCATCGGTATCGCCTATGCCGCAGGCCTTGGTCTGGCCGGAATTTGGGCCGGTTTGGCGGCATTTATTGGCCTGCGAACCATAGCTGTTGTGATCCGGTTTTATTCGATGCGGTGGGCGGTCATCGATTAG
- a CDS encoding metallophosphoesterase family protein, with product MAGQSSHTTLWAVSDLHAAVKANSKKIDEIQPSNPADWLIVAGDVAERTDLVVQVLKELRSRFAKVIWAPGNHELFSRSTDQFRGREKYVELVEGCREIDVITPEDPYPVFNGVTIAPLFTLYDYSFRAPGTTVEQAIAAAAERQIMMTDEIAIAPFVDVRAWCWDRLAYSIKRLSRISGPTVLINHWPLVQEPTLKMRWSEIGLWCGSRHTRHWPTRYNAEAVIYGHLHMPSVEKIDGVDHIEVSLGYPREWLSHQGNQLWPYPVLTMEEDET from the coding sequence ATGGCTGGACAGTCATCGCACACAACATTGTGGGCGGTCTCTGACCTGCATGCTGCGGTGAAGGCAAATAGTAAAAAGATTGATGAAATCCAGCCTTCAAATCCGGCAGATTGGCTAATTGTTGCCGGCGATGTCGCCGAACGCACCGATCTGGTGGTGCAGGTCTTAAAAGAGCTGCGGTCGCGTTTTGCCAAGGTCATTTGGGCACCGGGCAACCATGAACTATTTTCTCGCTCCACAGATCAGTTCCGAGGACGAGAAAAATATGTGGAGCTAGTCGAAGGCTGCCGCGAGATTGACGTCATCACGCCGGAAGACCCCTACCCAGTATTTAATGGCGTGACTATTGCGCCGCTATTTACGTTGTACGATTACTCGTTCCGTGCACCCGGAACCACGGTGGAACAAGCCATCGCGGCTGCAGCCGAGCGGCAAATTATGATGACGGATGAGATTGCGATTGCACCTTTTGTGGATGTGCGTGCCTGGTGCTGGGACCGTCTGGCGTACTCGATTAAGCGCCTATCGCGCATTTCCGGGCCGACGGTGCTGATTAATCACTGGCCGCTGGTACAAGAGCCAACGCTGAAAATGCGGTGGTCGGAAATTGGTTTATGGTGCGGCTCCCGGCATACTCGTCATTGGCCGACCCGCTATAACGCGGAGGCAGTGATCTATGGCCATTTGCATATGCCTTCCGTCGAAAAGATTGATGGAGTCGATCATATTGAGGTCTCTCTGGGCTACCCGCGGGAATGGCTGTCCCATCAAGGCAACCAACTGTGGCCATATCCTGTGTTGACGATGGAAGAGGATGAAACATGA
- a CDS encoding 4'-phosphopantetheinyl transferase family protein, which produces MMEKSLFPDVARFCYVKTDPKTSDLVNFHNLHPLEQSVAAHSVDARKAEFGDARWCAHEALKELGYQGQEPILRGERGMPLWPAGYIGSLTHTPGFRAAVVAPTSQVTSLGLDVEVAEPLPEGVLSMIARSGEIPQINRLRKAEISFADRLLFCAKEATYKAWFPMTHRWLGFEQAEVDIREDGTLISYLLVRPTPVPFICGRWMVRDGYIIVSTTVEAGLGHERLTY; this is translated from the coding sequence ATGATGGAGAAATCTCTCTTCCCCGACGTCGCACGGTTTTGCTACGTCAAGACCGACCCGAAGACCTCCGACTTGGTCAATTTCCATAATCTGCACCCGCTGGAGCAATCTGTAGCGGCGCATTCCGTTGATGCCCGCAAGGCAGAATTCGGGGATGCCCGCTGGTGTGCGCATGAGGCGCTGAAAGAACTGGGTTATCAAGGCCAGGAGCCGATTTTGCGCGGGGAGCGAGGCATGCCGTTATGGCCAGCTGGCTATATCGGATCCTTAACGCACACACCTGGCTTTCGCGCGGCGGTGGTCGCGCCGACCTCACAGGTTACGTCTTTAGGTTTAGACGTTGAAGTCGCAGAGCCGCTGCCCGAAGGCGTGCTGTCGATGATTGCGCGGTCGGGGGAGATTCCGCAGATTAATCGCTTGCGCAAGGCCGAGATATCTTTTGCTGACCGGCTGCTATTTTGCGCCAAGGAAGCCACCTATAAAGCATGGTTTCCCATGACTCACCGGTGGTTGGGATTTGAGCAGGCCGAAGTAGATATTCGCGAAGATGGCACGTTGATTTCTTACTTATTGGTCCGACCAACACCAGTGCCGTTTATCTGCGGGCGCTGGATGGTGCGCGATGGCTACATCATTGTCTCCACCACCGTGGAAGCTGGCCTTGGCCACGAGCGATTGACGTATTAG
- the truB gene encoding tRNA pseudouridine(55) synthase TruB, whose amino-acid sequence MTDSGLVVVDKPAGMTSHDVVSRVRREFGTRKVGHAGTLDPMATGVLILGIERGTKFLAHMVAATKAYEATIRLGASTTTDDFESDILSETSAAHITDSQVHEEIAKLSGEIMQKPAKVSAIKIDGKRAYQRVRDGEDIDIPARPVTVSRFEVHNSRMDPRELDVTVECSSGTYIRSLARDLGAALGVGGHLTALRRTAVGPFLLDDASPIDAMQLSLSLDEALVRCYPRLDVTAEEAHKLAMGQWLEPRGLKGTHAAVGPDGRSVALIKEQGKRLATVFVAHPSTLS is encoded by the coding sequence ACTTGTTGTTGTGGATAAACCAGCCGGCATGACCTCTCATGACGTGGTCTCCCGCGTTCGGCGGGAGTTTGGTACCCGCAAGGTTGGCCACGCCGGAACCTTAGATCCCATGGCCACGGGTGTTTTAATCCTGGGTATTGAGCGTGGCACCAAGTTTTTAGCGCACATGGTCGCAGCCACCAAGGCCTATGAAGCTACTATCCGCCTGGGTGCTTCCACGACCACCGATGATTTTGAAAGCGACATCCTGTCAGAAACTTCAGCCGCGCACATCACGGATTCACAGGTCCACGAAGAAATTGCCAAGCTCAGCGGCGAGATCATGCAAAAGCCCGCCAAAGTCAGCGCCATTAAAATCGATGGCAAACGTGCCTACCAGCGCGTTCGTGATGGCGAGGACATCGATATTCCTGCCCGCCCGGTCACCGTGAGCCGCTTTGAGGTGCACAATAGCCGGATGGATCCCCGCGAGTTAGATGTCACGGTGGAATGTTCCTCTGGTACCTATATCCGCTCCCTTGCTCGCGATTTAGGTGCTGCGCTGGGCGTCGGCGGGCATTTAACGGCGCTTCGTAGAACCGCCGTCGGGCCATTTTTGCTTGACGATGCCTCCCCGATCGATGCCATGCAACTGTCCCTGAGCTTGGATGAGGCGTTGGTGCGCTGCTATCCCCGCTTGGATGTCACCGCCGAAGAGGCGCACAAGCTCGCGATGGGCCAATGGCTAGAACCACGTGGCCTCAAAGGCACGCACGCAGCAGTAGGCCCCGATGGCCGCTCAGTAGCGCTCATCAAAGAACAAGGAAAGCGTTTGGCCACCGTCTTTGTGGCACATCCGTCGACGTTGAGCTAA